The genomic DNA CCTTGGCAAGCCTTACCGCCCAGGCCACAGCATGGTCGGCAGAAATGACCTTTACTACCATTCTTTTGTCCCCCTCTTCATCTCCACGGCTTTTGCCGGGCAGATGTTAGCGCAAATGCCGCATCCCTTGCAATAGCGGTAATCCCATCGCATATAATCGTCATCCAGGCGTTTTATCGTCCCCTCCGGACAGGCCCACCAGCAGCGCAGGCAGCGCACGCATTTTTCCTGGATGTAGATGGGTGTCTGTGTCCTCCAGGTCCCCGTAAAATTCTGCCATGAGCTGCCAGGGCCTATCACTACACCTTCCTTGGAACCCACTATGAGAGCTACACCTGGGGGAATGTCTTCCCAGGAGGGAAGCCATTGCTGACCTTTCCTTAAGATGCGTTCGCCTCTGCATCTCCCAGACATCACCTGAGAATAGGCGGCCTCGGCGGCCTCGAGGTTAGCTTTTGCCGCTCTCTCTCCCAGTCTCTCCCCGAACTTATCCATGATGGCGTCGAGGATGCATTTTAAAGGCACCATATCCTGGGCTCGGGCTATCGCGCCTAGTATCGAGGTGTTAACGATCGGCGCCTTGAGCTTCTCGAGAGCGATGGTGGTGGCGTCCACGGTAAAGCATTCAACCTCAACACCCAAATCGTACTCCTCGGGAGGAAGTGAGGTATTGATCACCGCCCTCCCCTCTGGCTTCAAGCCCTCGGCAACAGGCTCGATGGAAGGGAGACCTTCATCCAGGATCACCAATAGATCGGGTTGATATATCTGGCTTTTCAGCGCGATCCGTTTTGTGTCTATGCGCGTGAAGGCTTTGACGGGAGCACCTCTCCTTTCGGCTCCGAAGTAGGGGAAGGCCTGAGCGAAATAACCTGCAAGAACCGCTGCCTCGGCCAAAGTCTGTGCCGCCATGACCGCGCCTTGGCCACCTCTACCATGGAATCGGACTTCGAACAACCTTGCACCCACTTCTCCAATATTCACGCCTCGTCATATTTAATCCTAGCAAGAAAATTGATGTCATAGGAACGAAGAGCCTCGGAGACAATAAAATATCCTCCAGAATCTGATTCAGGTCCTCCAAGATTAATTATCCAGAGGAGATGCGCCTATTAACTGAGTTTATATGTCCATTTTTTCGCTATAATCCTGAGCTTTTCCTATCACGCGCATCAAATGATAATTTAGAATATAAACGAAAGAAGTAAGTTTTCTAGAATTCATGGATAGAAAAGAAGCCTCAAAATTATTCTTGAAGAAGCATGAGCTGGCTTTGCACAACAAATTCCTAATTTAGCAATTTCAACTCTGACTATGGTCGTTCCGTTGTGAGATATTTTTATATCATAACAATGATGAATTGTAAAAATGAGACATTTACGAATGCATATAAAGAAAGTTTTTTGAACCTCAGGCTTCCAAATCTGCATTAGGTGCAAATGATGAAGGTAGAGATCAGATGGTTGGAGGAGAGTCCCGATGGAAAAGTGCCCAAGGACTTCAGGTCGTTCATAAAGAATGTTGATGAGAAAATAACCCCTGTGGCGGTGGAGGAAGCGTTCAAGTCCTGGCTAAAGGAGAAAGTAGAGGGACGTAATGTAGTCATATCTGACCTGGAGATCACGGTGGATGACCAATTCTACGTTCTGGAAAGAGAGGAAGAGAATAAGCTATTCCAAAGGATAGGCGC from Methanomassiliicoccales archaeon includes the following:
- a CDS encoding 2-oxoacid:acceptor oxidoreductase family protein; translation: MGARLFEVRFHGRGGQGAVMAAQTLAEAAVLAGYFAQAFPYFGAERRGAPVKAFTRIDTKRIALKSQIYQPDLLVILDEGLPSIEPVAEGLKPEGRAVINTSLPPEEYDLGVEVECFTVDATTIALEKLKAPIVNTSILGAIARAQDMVPLKCILDAIMDKFGERLGERAAKANLEAAEAAYSQVMSGRCRGERILRKGQQWLPSWEDIPPGVALIVGSKEGVVIGPGSSWQNFTGTWRTQTPIYIQEKCVRCLRCWWACPEGTIKRLDDDYMRWDYRYCKGCGICANICPAKAVEMKRGTKEW